The sequence below is a genomic window from Candidatus Binataceae bacterium.
CGTCAACGCTGAAAGCGATATTGGTACAGTTGCGGATTTCGCGGTCGAGGCCTTGGCTGGTGTCGCCGGCGGCGCTAAAATCCCAAAATCGACACAGTCGGTAAGTTTCAGAGCATCGAGCTTCGCGGCATGCGCGCGTTGTTCGAGTTGCGCAAACAGCCCCAACAAGACCCGGATCGAGCCGTTGCTTGCTCGGAGACATTCCACAATAACCTCGCGCTCGAACGCCACGCCTTCAACCAACTCACGGGCGAGCAAAGAAGCGTCCGCTAGGGAGCAACGCCTGAACTCAACCATGCCACCGATGCGCGAGCTTACCGCTTCGAGAAACTCAGTCGGACTCGCCAGTAATCGTGCCAGACTGTTGATCGAGATGAAGACAACGCGGATGCCCGCTCCGTCGGCGAGATCGCGAATTGCATTAAGCAAGTCGTGATGTTTCCCGCGCGCCAGATAGTCACTCTCATCAAGTAACAAAATTAGATTCGGGCGGGTACGCAGTTCGTCTAGCAGCGTCCTATACAAATACTCAGTCGAATGCCATTCCGCACCCCAGCGAGGGACAACCGCGTTAAGAATGTCCTTTAACATCATGCCGCGCGAAGTTCGCCACGCCTCGCAAGCGCGGACATATACAACGTCGCCACTCTTGAGGATCTCTTCGGTAAGCGCGGTTTTACCCAGACCGGCGCCGCCATAAATCAGTCCTAGCGGCTGAGAGTGGCTCGATAGGCGGTTGATCATCGCCACGCCGGCAGCGATGTTTTGCGTCGGCACGATTTTGCGCTTCATGCCACCAACCCCAATTGTTTGCGCGCCTCAAATTCTGGCCCGGTCTCGTAAATCAGGATTCGTCGAGCATCCGCCTCGCTCAACTGCTCTGGCGGGATCGATTTGAGCTCTAGATATTTGTCGAAGCGCTCTTCTGCTGGAGATTTTGCCTCGAAATCGTAACTGCAATCATTACCTGCCGGCGGCAGGCGCAGCTCAATCTGCGGCCGAAGCTGGCTAACATTGCTTAGGTCCACCGCCGCGGCACCTTTGATCGCTTCGCGGGCCGCCGTCAGCGCTGGTGTCTGATAGGAAATCCGCTCATGTTCCGGCACGACGGTCGGTGCGTTTTCAGTGGCGTATTTCAACACCTCATCCGCGAGGCTCGCGGGATTGATCCGCTTGACCAGGCGTCGCGTTTCCGCCCGTCGCTCGTTGATGAATTTATTTTGAAACCGCCGCGCTGTGATCGCGAGTGTGTCGCGATCTATCCCCGCGCGCTCGGGATTGACGGCGACGCAAAGCGCTTCA
It includes:
- a CDS encoding ATP-binding protein; translated protein: MKRKIVPTQNIAAGVAMINRLSSHSQPLGLIYGGAGLGKTALTEEILKSGDVVYVRACEAWRTSRGMMLKDILNAVVPRWGAEWHSTEYLYRTLLDELRTRPNLILLLDESDYLARGKHHDLLNAIRDLADGAGIRVVFISINSLARLLASPTEFLEAVSSRIGGMVEFRRCSLADASLLARELVEGVAFEREVIVECLRASNGSIRVLLGLFAQLEQRAHAAKLDALKLTDCVDFGILAPPATPAKASTAKSATVPISLSALTDLPVRSAVG